A single region of the Pyricularia oryzae 70-15 chromosome 4, whole genome shotgun sequence genome encodes:
- a CDS encoding aldo/keto reductase — MVFKIISNSRLLTLPTTKPNIVPRQQIQRHRQRLLYNSPQGNHFNIRLLDFQSSAAMSSSTHTKRTSGPHTASALAADHILTTGASMPRLMYGTAWKKERTADLVFEALQVGFRGIDTAAQPRHYREDLVGEGVRRAVAAGVVSRSDLFLQTKYSPPPAQDASNMPYDASLSITDQVRASVASSLRNLAATESDEEPYIDCLVLHSPLDTPAATAEAWAAMASFVPHKVRALGISNASAADVEMLLDGPMPTPTTTPMPPAVVQNRFYPGNRYEVPLRALCASRGVIFQAFWTLSGDGGRLRQRAGCVKRVAEACGVDAAVAQYALVLGLGGISILDGTTDRSHMVADLEGIESVGRWIAEDEGKKAWGECLVEFRGIIEGA; from the coding sequence ATGGTTTTCAAGATAATATCGAACAGCCGTCTATTAACATTGCCAACTACTAAACCAAACATTGTGCCACGCCAGCAAATCCAACGTCATCGACAACGCCTTCTTTACAATTCGCCTCAAGGCAATCACTTCAACATCAGACTGCTTGATTTTCAATCCTCGGCAGCCATGTCGTCGTCCACTCATACAAAACGCACGTCCGGACCACACACGGCCTCGGCATTAGCGGCAGACCACATCCTCACCACGGGCGCCTCCATGCCCAGGTTAATGTACGGCACGGCGTGGAAGAAGGAACGCACAGCAGATTTGGTATTCGAGGCCCTCCAGGTCGGTTTCCGCGGTATTGACACGGCCGCCCAGCCCCGCCACTACCGCGAGGATCTGGTTGGGGAGGGTGTCCGGCgcgccgtggcagcaggcgtCGTCTCGCGCAGTGACCTTTTCCTGCAGACCAAGTACTCACCCCCGCCCGCGCAGGACGCCTCCAACATGCCCTACGATGCGAGTCTCTCCATCACGGACCAGGTGCGCGCGTCGGTGGCGTCATCACTGCGCAATTTGGCAGCGACCGAGTCGGATGAGGAGCCCTATATCGACTGCCTCGTGCTGCACTCGCCGCTCGACACCccggccgccaccgccgaggCGTGGGCCGCCATGGCGTCGTTTGTGCCGCACAAGGTCCGCGCACTGGGCATCAGCAACGCGAGCGCAGCAGACGTCGAGATGCTGCTCGATGGGCCAATGCCGACGCCTACGACGACGCCGATGCCGCCCGCCGTCGTGCAGAACCGCTTCTACCCGGGAAACCGCTACGAGGTCCCGCTACGGGCGCTGTGTGCGTCGAGGGGGGTGATTTTCCAGGCCTTTTGGACGCTTAGTGGTGACGGCGGGAGGCTGAGGCAGCGGGCGGGCTGCGTGAAGCGCGTCGCGGAGGCGTGCGGTGTCGATGCGGCCGTTGCGCAGTATGCGCTCGTCCTGGGTCTTGGTGGAATTAGCATTCTAGACGGTACGACGGATCGGTCGCACATGGTGGCGGACTTGGAGGGGATTGAGAGTGTGGGAAGATGGATTGCTGAGGATGAAGGGAAGAAGGCTTGGGGGGAGTGTTTGGTGGAGTTTAGGGGCATCATTGAAGGTGCTTAG